A genomic region of Desulfosarcina ovata subsp. ovata contains the following coding sequences:
- a CDS encoding exosortase C-terminal domain/associated protein EpsI: protein MPSSRSFCISLSTLVLTIGLVFFIAQRGEPVVVKTNLENIPYALGAYIGTEDRFDDSIYKELNADRHVYRHYRSADGTQINLYIGYYGTAKGGRTGHNPYACLPGAGWGIVKNQKVAIEVSGKRETVNLVVAEMGNTYRTMLHWYQSDGDKVMVTGIQQNIQRLLLKIRHNRNDGAYVQVSMLSDRSGLDQAKMKTVQFAGQILQLLPAFWPEEK, encoded by the coding sequence ATGCCTTCATCTAGATCTTTTTGCATATCTTTATCTACGCTGGTGTTAACGATTGGTCTGGTCTTTTTTATTGCACAGCGTGGTGAGCCAGTCGTCGTAAAAACCAACCTGGAGAATATTCCCTATGCCTTGGGCGCTTATATCGGCACTGAAGATCGCTTCGACGATTCCATATACAAAGAATTGAACGCCGACAGGCATGTATACCGGCATTACCGGTCTGCCGACGGAACCCAGATAAATCTCTACATTGGCTATTACGGGACCGCCAAGGGAGGGAGGACCGGCCACAATCCGTATGCCTGCCTGCCAGGTGCGGGTTGGGGAATCGTTAAAAACCAAAAAGTCGCCATAGAGGTCTCCGGAAAAAGGGAGACGGTCAACCTAGTGGTCGCGGAGATGGGCAACACCTACCGCACCATGCTGCATTGGTACCAAAGCGATGGCGACAAGGTGATGGTAACCGGAATTCAGCAAAACATCCAGCGACTTCTACTAAAAATCAGGCACAATCGCAATGACGGTGCATACGTACAGGTTTCGATGCTTTCTGACAGGAGCGGTCTCGATCAGGCAAAGATGAAAACCGTTCAGTTTGCCGGGCAGATTCTGCAATTGTTGCCTGCTTTCTGGCCGGAGGAAAAATAA
- the xrtA gene encoding exosortase A, which produces MIRFIFLLVLWLLAFYPVYPEMVSTWLNHSDNSHGILVPFVSLYFIWNHREAIIDLHKRESIWGLLLLIFSLVLYLISYAGGVAVAARAMIVFSLIGLVLYNWGGDVTRKLLFPMLFLLFMVPIPVSLIGLISLPLQHVATDIAAFVIRLTSIPVHQEGNMLYFVQTQLEVAEACSGLRSIVSLLMLGSIFIYLSHFSPTAKIIFLLSTIPLAMFANIVRVTGTGILAHFYGSAVARGFLHDFSGMVVFVFGLALLYVEYKLINIWQKRET; this is translated from the coding sequence ATGATTCGATTTATTTTTCTGCTGGTGCTTTGGCTGCTCGCTTTTTACCCGGTATATCCGGAAATGGTTTCAACCTGGTTGAACCATTCCGACAACTCGCATGGCATTCTCGTTCCATTCGTCAGCTTGTATTTTATTTGGAACCATCGCGAGGCGATCATCGACCTCCACAAGCGGGAGTCCATCTGGGGGTTACTCCTGCTGATTTTCAGTCTGGTGCTCTATCTGATCAGTTACGCTGGTGGCGTCGCCGTTGCCGCTCGCGCCATGATCGTCTTTTCACTGATCGGTCTGGTGCTGTATAATTGGGGCGGCGATGTAACTCGGAAACTGCTTTTCCCGATGCTTTTCCTGCTCTTCATGGTGCCGATACCGGTGTCGCTAATCGGCTTGATTTCGCTTCCACTTCAGCATGTTGCAACCGACATTGCCGCATTTGTAATCCGACTGACAAGTATTCCGGTGCATCAGGAAGGAAACATGCTGTATTTCGTACAAACCCAATTGGAGGTAGCCGAAGCCTGCAGCGGTTTGCGTTCCATCGTTTCGCTGTTAATGCTGGGAAGTATTTTCATTTATTTGTCGCATTTCAGCCCTACGGCAAAAATCATATTCCTGCTGTCGACCATACCGCTGGCCATGTTCGCCAATATCGTTCGTGTCACTGGAACTGGTATTTTAGCGCATTTTTATGGTTCGGCGGTGGCAAGAGGCTTTCTGCATGACTTTTCAGGAATGGTCGTTTTTGTGTTCGGCCTGGCGTTGCTATATGTAGAATACAAGCTGATCAACATATGGCAGAAAAGGGAAACCTAA
- a CDS encoding glycosyltransferase family 2 protein codes for MLEFIFWFSVFMIFYAYFGYPSCLMAILGYRKVKSLFSSKEKKDLASTLNHPPYTYNHTHDDLPSVSFIITAYNEEKRIEDKIKNSLALNYPKDNLEIIVASDCSSDNTDEIVNSYSNAGVRLVRAPERKGKENAQKHAVDASSGEILVFSDVATILKPDAIQNIVGNFSDPTIGCVSSEDRFIDKDGNVSGEGAYVRYEMFLRNLETKVNTLVGLSGSFFAARRTVCENWATDLQSDFNTLLNSIKIGLRGVSDPKSIGYYQNIADEKKEFQRKVRTVLRGISVLMRNLSLLNPKKYGMFAWQLFSHKLCRWLVPFFMILAFLSNFLIVINSGSFILVFIAQLLFYTTAIFYYLIVNRDIDLFLSPDNIKSNVLKKAFKILTASALKLIPITKLSYFFTIVNCSILVAWFSYFKGQRATFWEPSKR; via the coding sequence ATGTTAGAATTCATATTCTGGTTTTCCGTTTTCATGATATTCTATGCCTACTTCGGCTATCCCTCATGCCTCATGGCAATTTTGGGTTATCGCAAAGTTAAATCCTTATTTTCTTCAAAGGAAAAAAAAGATCTTGCTTCAACCTTAAACCATCCACCTTATACCTATAACCATACCCATGACGACCTTCCTTCAGTTTCCTTCATCATAACCGCCTACAACGAAGAAAAGCGAATTGAAGACAAAATAAAGAATTCATTGGCTTTAAATTATCCAAAGGACAACCTTGAAATCATCGTCGCTTCGGACTGTTCTAGTGATAATACTGATGAAATCGTTAATAGCTATTCAAACGCTGGTGTGAGGTTAGTGCGGGCCCCAGAAAGAAAAGGCAAGGAAAACGCCCAGAAGCACGCAGTAGATGCCTCATCGGGCGAGATTTTAGTCTTTTCGGATGTCGCGACAATCTTAAAGCCAGATGCGATCCAAAATATCGTCGGCAACTTCAGTGACCCAACCATCGGTTGTGTCAGTAGTGAGGACCGATTTATCGATAAAGATGGAAATGTCAGTGGTGAGGGCGCGTATGTTCGCTATGAAATGTTTCTCAGAAACCTGGAGACCAAAGTCAATACGCTCGTCGGGTTGAGTGGCTCTTTCTTTGCTGCCAGAAGAACCGTCTGTGAAAACTGGGCAACTGATCTACAAAGCGATTTCAATACATTGCTTAACTCTATCAAGATTGGATTGCGAGGTGTATCGGATCCAAAGAGCATCGGCTACTACCAAAACATTGCTGACGAAAAAAAGGAATTTCAAAGGAAGGTCAGAACGGTATTGCGCGGCATATCGGTTCTGATGAGGAACTTGTCTCTGTTGAACCCGAAAAAATACGGCATGTTTGCCTGGCAATTGTTCAGTCACAAACTTTGCCGGTGGTTGGTTCCGTTTTTTATGATTCTTGCGTTTCTATCCAATTTCCTGATCGTTATTAATTCCGGTTCGTTCATTCTTGTTTTCATCGCTCAGCTTTTGTTTTACACGACTGCGATTTTCTACTATCTCATAGTGAATAGAGATATTGATCTTTTCCTCTCACCTGACAATATTAAATCCAATGTCCTTAAGAAAGCATTTAAAATACTTACCGCTTCAGCCTTAAAGCTTATACCTATCACTAAACTTTCCTACTTCTTCACCATCGTTAACTGTTCAATACTGGTAGCATGGTTTAGCTACTTTAAAGGCCAGCGTGCCACATTCTGGGAACCATCCAAACGATGA